Proteins encoded together in one Catellatospora citrea window:
- a CDS encoding bifunctional adenosylcobinamide kinase/adenosylcobinamide-phosphate guanylyltransferase, which yields MSHDGWPPHFGARVLVLGGIRSGKSEYAESLLSGARSVRYLATALVDGGDPAFADRVAAHRERRPRSWITVETYGDPAALVSALAQAAADDTLIVDDLGGWVVNLLDRSDAQVHVSRLAAAVAGCPARVVLVSPEVGLSVVPPSEAGVRFADLMGLTNQAVAAACDAVALVVAGQPVWLRGGDAVATAGADAAGTAAEPADATASGVAATTTGAAGPAPAATGGSAGAVLLPAAPPAIPTPEVLTPTAAAPKLAAALTESTQALPIVATGLVIQQNMDLPIPDSDARDAARDHLNLLDIPGSGLGRLAEIVLFAAGAQGRAVPVPWQRPRMLLLHGDHEGDVAAGQTPHGSALIAAQARRGEGAIGLLAAEHGVSLQIVDTATAEAIEHAPATELRTVEGLLRYGWQLADEAADSGVDLLLLGSCGAGAEATAAAVVSAVTGAEVPGLLSRVVSADGKVDDAAWMLRCAAVRDALHRVRGRVLPAKEMLTELGGPDLAVGVGIILGATARRTPVLLDGPVGVAAGLIARDLGSQSRLWCALADNGRHPTTVLAADVLGVTPLTDLHTGLGEGAGALLALPLLRSALTLAASLPALPPLLDEPPAHLQEPEDEPDGDTDPAVSRADDASVVD from the coding sequence ATGTCGCATGACGGTTGGCCCCCACACTTCGGGGCACGGGTGCTGGTGCTCGGTGGCATTCGCTCAGGCAAGAGCGAGTACGCCGAATCGCTGCTGTCGGGCGCACGGTCGGTGCGCTATCTGGCCACCGCCCTGGTGGACGGCGGTGACCCGGCATTCGCCGACCGGGTGGCCGCGCATCGCGAGCGCCGGCCGCGGTCCTGGATCACCGTCGAGACGTACGGCGACCCGGCCGCCCTGGTCAGCGCGCTCGCCCAGGCGGCCGCCGACGACACGTTGATCGTCGACGACCTCGGCGGCTGGGTGGTGAACCTGCTGGACCGTTCGGACGCGCAGGTGCACGTCAGCCGGCTGGCCGCCGCCGTCGCCGGGTGCCCGGCCCGGGTGGTGCTGGTCAGCCCCGAGGTCGGCCTGTCGGTGGTGCCGCCGTCCGAGGCGGGCGTGCGCTTCGCCGACCTGATGGGACTCACCAACCAGGCCGTCGCCGCGGCCTGTGACGCGGTGGCCCTCGTCGTCGCCGGGCAACCGGTCTGGCTGCGCGGCGGTGACGCCGTCGCCACCGCCGGCGCGGACGCCGCCGGAACCGCCGCAGAACCGGCCGACGCCACGGCCTCGGGCGTCGCCGCGACCACCACGGGGGCGGCGGGTCCCGCCCCGGCCGCCACGGGCGGATCGGCCGGTGCGGTGCTGCTTCCGGCCGCGCCTCCGGCGATCCCCACCCCCGAGGTGCTCACCCCGACCGCCGCCGCGCCCAAGCTCGCGGCCGCGCTCACCGAGAGCACCCAGGCCCTGCCGATCGTGGCCACCGGCCTGGTCATCCAGCAGAACATGGACCTGCCCATCCCGGACAGCGACGCCCGCGACGCCGCCCGCGACCACCTGAACCTGCTCGACATCCCCGGCTCCGGCCTGGGCCGGCTGGCCGAGATCGTGCTGTTCGCGGCGGGCGCGCAGGGCCGCGCCGTGCCGGTGCCGTGGCAGCGCCCGCGGATGCTGCTGCTGCACGGCGACCACGAGGGCGACGTGGCGGCCGGCCAGACCCCGCACGGGTCGGCCCTGATCGCGGCGCAGGCCCGCCGGGGCGAGGGCGCGATCGGGCTGCTGGCCGCCGAGCACGGGGTCAGCCTGCAGATCGTCGACACGGCCACCGCCGAGGCGATCGAGCACGCCCCGGCGACCGAGCTGCGCACCGTCGAGGGCCTGCTGCGCTACGGCTGGCAGCTGGCCGACGAGGCCGCCGACAGCGGGGTCGACCTGCTGCTGCTGGGCTCGTGCGGAGCCGGCGCCGAGGCGACCGCGGCCGCGGTGGTCTCCGCGGTGACCGGCGCGGAGGTGCCCGGCCTGCTGAGCCGGGTGGTCAGCGCCGACGGCAAGGTGGACGACGCCGCGTGGATGCTGCGCTGTGCCGCGGTGCGCGACGCGCTGCACCGGGTCCGCGGGCGGGTGCTGCCGGCCAAGGAGATGCTCACCGAGCTGGGCGGGCCGGACCTGGCGGTCGGGGTCGGCATCATCCTGGGCGCCACGGCACGGCGTACGCCGGTGCTGCTGGACGGGCCGGTCGGCGTCGCCGCCGGGCTGATCGCCCGCGACCTGGGCAGCCAGTCCCGGCTGTGGTGCGCGCTGGCCGACAACGGCCGGCACCCGACCACCGTGCTCGCCGCCGACGTGCTCGGCGTGACCCCGCTGACCGATCTGCACACCGGTCTCGGCGAGGGCGCGGGCGCGCTGCTGGCGCTGCCGCTGCTGCGCTCGGCGCTGACCCTGGCCGCGTCGCTGCCCGCGCTGCCGCCGCTGCTCGACGAGCCGCCCGCGCACCTGCAGGAGCCCGAGGACGAGCCGGACGGCGACACCGACCCGGCCGTGTCCCGCGCCGATGACGCCTCCGTCGTGGACTGA
- the cobS gene encoding adenosylcobinamide-GDP ribazoletransferase, translated as MTPPSWTDGPQPRTGRLDGLRLALTTLTVAPVAGPRRLDRAVAGRAMTLAPAVGALLGALLGGVLAALAAGLPALVAATLTVGLAALLSRGLHLDGLADTVDALGSYRSRERALEIMKSPEVGPFGVVALILVLLLQVGALAQLSARPLPALVTAVAAAVAGGRLAISEACRRGVPAARPGGMGALVAGTVHPAAVAVAALAVAALAVPAVPHRPWQGPAAVLGSLLVVVGLRVHLVRRFGGVTGDVLGFLSETATTVIAIGLILF; from the coding sequence ATGACGCCTCCGTCGTGGACTGACGGTCCGCAGCCGCGGACCGGCCGTCTCGACGGCCTGCGGCTGGCGCTGACCACGTTGACGGTCGCGCCGGTCGCCGGGCCGCGAAGGCTGGACCGCGCCGTCGCCGGGCGGGCCATGACGCTCGCCCCGGCGGTCGGCGCGCTGCTCGGGGCGCTGCTCGGCGGCGTGCTGGCGGCGCTCGCGGCCGGACTGCCCGCGCTGGTCGCCGCGACGCTGACGGTGGGCCTGGCCGCGCTGCTCAGCCGCGGGCTGCACCTGGACGGGCTGGCGGACACCGTGGACGCGCTGGGGTCGTACCGCTCCCGCGAGCGCGCCCTGGAGATCATGAAGTCGCCGGAGGTCGGCCCGTTCGGCGTGGTGGCCCTGATCCTGGTGCTGCTGCTGCAGGTCGGCGCGCTGGCTCAGCTGTCGGCGCGGCCGCTGCCCGCGCTGGTCACGGCGGTCGCCGCCGCCGTCGCGGGTGGACGGCTGGCCATTTCCGAAGCCTGCCGCCGGGGCGTGCCCGCGGCCCGGCCCGGCGGGATGGGCGCCCTGGTCGCGGGCACTGTCCACCCGGCCGCGGTGGCCGTCGCCGCGCTCGCGGTGGCGGCACTGGCCGTGCCGGCCGTGCCGCACCGCCCCTGGCAGGGCCCGGCCGCCGTGCTCGGCTCGCTGCTCGTCGTGGTCGGCCTGCGCGTCCATCTGGTACGCCGGTTCGGCGGCGTCACCGGCGACGTGCTCGGTTTCCTGTCCGAAACGGCGACCACGGTGATCGCCATCGGACTGATTCTCTTCTGA